A single Oryza brachyantha chromosome 8, ObraRS2, whole genome shotgun sequence DNA region contains:
- the LOC102703995 gene encoding thioredoxin-like protein CITRX, chloroplastic encodes MLISIPSASAMAPPASVLPACAAVPTTLPGRASTASLSSRTARRASVQAASLSSRTGSRGRAPGVRRNAAAAEPYVPGSGKYIAPDYLVKKVTAKELEELVRGERKVPLIVDFYATWCGPCVLMAQDIEMLAVEYENNALFVKVDTDDEYEFARDMQVRGLPTLYFFSPDQSKDAIRTEGLIPIEMIRNIIDNEL; translated from the exons ATGCTAATCTCCATCCCCTCGGCCTcagccatggcgccgccggcctccgtcctgcccgcgtgcgccgccgtccccaccACCCTCCCCGGCCGCGCCAgcaccgcctccctctcctccaggaccgcgcgccgcgcctccGTCCAGGcggcctccctctcctccaggACCGGCTCTCGCGGACGCGCGCCAGGCGTTCGACGGAACGCCGCTGCAGCCGAGCCCTACGTCCccggctccggcaagtacatCGCGCCGGACTACCTCGTG AAGAAGGTGACGGCCAAGGAGTTGGAGGAGCTCGTCAGGGGGGAGAGGAAGGTCCCCCTCATCGTGGATTTCTACGCGACGTGGTGCGGACCCTGCGTCCTCATGGCTCAGGATATCGAGATG CTTGCAGTTGAATATGAAAACAATGCCCTATTTGTGAAGGTGGATACAGATGATGAATATGAATTTGCAAGAGATATGCAG gtaAGAGGACTTCCGACATTGTATTTCTTCAGTCCAGATCAAAGCAAAGACGCTATAAGGACGGAGGGATTGATTCCTATTGAAATGATCAGAAACATCATTGATAACGAGCTGTGA